GTTTCCACCATTCAACCCGCTCATACCAACGCACAGGCTCGGCGCCCACCAGCCAGACCCGGCCATCTCGGTGAACAGCGGCAGGAACCCCTGCCGCGGTCATTGTTACCGTCACTTCTTCCACACCCGTTTTCATGTCACAGATGCTACGGACAGGGTCTGACATTGGTGCCTGCCCATAGCGTGAGGTTGGAGATAATGACGCCTCCGCCGGGTCGGCGGTGGCGTCATTATCTCCAACCTCACGAAGAGGGGGCCAGCTACTTGAAGGCGAGCAGGCGCAGAAACTTCAGCTCCCCGATGACCGCAATATCCTGCCCGGTCGCAGCGAGCTCGTAGGCCCGCTTGACCTTGGCGCTGGGGCGCCCGCCCCGCTCCAACTCGGCACAGACAACCAGGGTAACTTTTTTCGTTGTGCTGTTGGCAATGGAGGCACCCCTGGCTGCCGCAGCGTCCTGGGCTTCCACCCTCGGCATGGCCGCCAGGTCTCCGCTAAATACTATTGTTTGACCAAAAAGGGGACCATAGGCATTTGCATTAGGGTTAGCCTGCGGTAGATCGGCCAGTTTTCTTGTGTAGCCCGCAGCGTAGTAGCTGGGCGTTTGCGGGGCGGCACTGCCGCCACCAGGCCAGAGAGCGGCCAGACTGGACACATCGTTGCGCCGGGCCAGTTCCAGGGCTATCAGGGCACTCGCCCGGGCGTCGTCACCGGCATCGTGGTGGTTGAAGGCCGGAAGTTCTAAGGCATCCACAACATCTGAAAGTGCGTAATGCTCCAGTTTCAAGTACTTGCGGGCGAGAGCCAGCGTGCAATGAAAATCCAGTGTGGGCGCTGGGAGCCCACACACCTCATTTGCCTTGGAAATCACTGACTTCTCAAAGCTAACGTTGTGGCCCACCAACGCATCGCCAGCAATAAAGTCCATCATGGGTCCGTGAATGCCACTCCAGCTAGGCATGTTGCGCACTTGAGTTGCGGTTATGCCGTGGATTGCCACATTGACAGGGTGGAACTCGTTGTAACCGGGCAGCGGATTCATCAACCACGTTGCCTGTTCAACAACAACTCCTGCCCGAACCTTCGTCAGACCGACTGCGCAAGCCGATGCCCGGAAGTTATTGGCTGTCTCAAAATCAATAGCTGTGAAAGATATCCCCTGCATGAGCTTCCCTAGTCAGTACTCGATAATGCCCAACACGTACAAAATTTGCTCAGCTCTCAACGAACAAAAAACCCCGTGGATTCTTAGCTTTCGCCTTGAATTCACGGGGTTTTCTTTGGTGGGTCCTACCGGGATCGAACCGATGACATCCACGGTGTAAACGTGGCGCTCTACCAGCTGAGCTAAAGACCCATTCATTGCTTAAGGCTTACAAGCATTGCGCTTGTTGGCCTGACCAACGAGAAACTACTGTACATCATGTTTTAGTGATTGCGCCAATCGAGCCCCAGCTCATCTGCCAAGTAACCCAGAGCCTCTCCCACACCAATATCCAACTTCACGTCAGCCAGCGGATCCCCCCTTGTTATACCCCGGTTGATAATCACCACGTGCTTGCCATCTTTGGCGGCTTTTTTTACAAAACGCAAGCCGCTCATGACTGTCAATGACGAGCCTGCAACAATCAGCAGCTCGGCCGAATCAACCATCCCAAAGGAGCGCAGCACCCTTTCCTTGGGTACGTTTTCACCAAAGAAAACGAAATCTGGCTTCAGCATGCCACCGCACAGAGGACACCTGGCAACTTGGAACTCGGAGATGAGCTTCTCGCCCTCCAGGTCAGCGTCAGCATCGGGCGCCGCCGAAACTCCGCCGGCGGCCACCACAGCGTCCAGGAAACCAGGATTGAGTTCGGTCAGGATGCCGGCAAGAAAAGTCCTGGAATACGTGTTGTTGCACCCCATGCACACAACCTGGTCAAACCGGCCATGCAGGTCAACCACATTGGTGGCTCCGGCGTCTTCGTGGAGACCATCAACATTTTGAGTGATGATGCCACTTGAGTACCCGCCACGCTCCAGCGCAGCCGCGGCATAGTGACCTAAGTTAGGAACGGCATGATGCATGTGGGTCCAGCCCACATGGTTCCTTGCCCAATATCTCTGCCGCAAGAGGGTGTCCCCCACGAACTCTTGGTAAGTCACGGGTTTACGCACCGGGGCATCAGGACCACGGTAGTCAGGTATGCCCGAATCGGTGCTCAGACCCGCCCCTGTCAGAAACGCAGCAGGGGATTCGCGCAGCAGTACCGTGAGGCTATCCAAGGCCTCGATGTCAGTAGCGGTCAACCCTGTACTGGTTGCTACGGCGCTCCTCACGGAATCAGGGCGCACGAAGCCTGTTTGACCGATTCCTGGGCGCACGCTGTCCATGGTCAGAGCCGCTCCATCGCCCGCCGGTACCGCGCAAGCTCACGGCCTTCTGCCGTAGGGGTGCTAAAAATATCGGCAATGACACCCTCAGCATTGATCAGGAACGTGCTGCGTCCAGCCATGCCACGGACAGAATCAAATACCTGATACGCGCTGGCAACTTCACCGTGCGGCCAGAAGTCAGCCAGGAGCTCAAAGTTGTAATCTTCGGCTTGCGCGTAGGCACGCAAGGTGTACTTGCTATCAACGGACACAGCCAGTACCCGCACACCAGCTTCGGTAAAATCAGCTAAATTATCGCGCAGTTCAGCCAATTCACTGGTACAAATACCAGAGAAAGCAAAGGGATAAAACACTAGGGCGACGGCGGTGCCACGCAACCCGGTGAGTGAAACTGGCTCACCAAACTGGTTTGGCAGGCAAAAGTCGGGGGAAGTGTCCCCCACTTGCAGACCTGGGTGCGTGACGCCGTCGTACATTACTGACGCTTGCGCGGAGCCAAGCGTGTTGCGGCCCAGTCAGCAGAAGCACCTGCCGTCGTTGTCACATGCAACCCTGCTGTGGGTGCGGCTTCCGCAATGTCCGCCGGTTCGACGAAACCTGCACGGCCCGGCTTGGGTGTAAGCACCCAAACAATCCCACCCTCATCCAGAGTGGTCAGTGAATCCACCAGGGCATCCACTAGGTCTCCGTCGTTTGCGCGCCACCAAAGGATGACCGCGTCTACAACGTCGTGATCATGCTCATCGAACATTGCAGAACCAATCAGGTCCTCAATGCTGTCGCGCAAGTCAAAATCAACGTCGTCGTCGTATCCGAGTTCTTGGACAAGATCCTCGTCCTTGAACCCCAATTTGTCTGCCACCTTGGCAACAGTGCCGGCGTCGGCCTCGCTCACGTTTTTCCTCCTGGGGTCAGCACCTGCGTGCCGGGTTGTTGATATGTATCCCCAGTCTAGGGGGGACAGCCCATATTGCCTCTATTTAAGGATCATTGACAATGTCTATCCTGCGAAAAACCAGTAAATAAGCCGATTTCGGTGTGATTTATATTACTCGCACAGCTTTGAGTTCCCTGCGCTGGTGAGCATGGTGCGGGTTCGGGCCGTAGTCATCCAATAGGCACAGCTACGCACAACCGCTAACGGCGGTCTAGAGTGTTTATACACGCCCATGGCCACAGCTTTGGGCCCCCCACACTGCTTTTAAGAGAGGTTGGACGTGGCTGCTGGAGACGAGAACAACTCCCATATCCTTAGCGGGTTGACTAATCAGCTCCCTGATCGTGATCCGGAAGAGACTGCTGAATGGCTTGAGTCTTTGGATTCGTTGATTCAGGAGCGTGGCACTGAGCGTGCCCAGTACATTATGCGTAGTTTGCTCCAGCGTGCTGGTGCGCAGAGTGTTGGTGTGCCGATGGTGACTACGACTGATTATGTTAATACGATTCCTGCTGATCAGGAGCCTGTTTTTCCTGGTAATGAGGAGATCGAGCGTAAGTATCGTGCGTGGTTGCGGTGGAATGCTGCTGTGATGGTGCATCGTGCGCAGGCTCCTGAGATTGGTGTGGGCGGGCATATTTCTACTTATGCTGGTGCTGCGACGTTGTACGAGGTGGGTTTCAATCACTTCTTCCGTGGCAAGGATCATGCGGGTGGTGGAGACCAGATTTTCTTCCAGGGTCATGCCTCGCCTGGTATGTACGCTCGTGCTTTCCTTGAGGGGCGTTTGAGTGAGGAAGACATGGATGGTTTCCGTCAGGAGAAATCCAAGGAAGGCCATGCACTGTCGTCTTACCCCCACCCACGGTTAATGCCGGAGTTCTGGGAATTCCCTACGGTCTCGATGGGTATCGGGCCGATGCACGCTATTTATCAGGCGCAATCGAACCGGTATTTACATAACCGTGGCATTAAAGACACCTCTGAGCAGCAGGTCTGGGCGTTTTTAGGTGATGGTGAAATGGACGAGCCTGAATCGCGTGGGCTGCTGCAACTGGCCGCTAATGACAAGTTGGATAACTTAACGTTTGTTATTAACTGCAACTTACAGCGCTTGGATGGTCCGGTTCGTGGAAACGGGAAGATCGTTCAAGAACTCGAAGCGTTCTTCCGTGGTGCTGGCTGGAACGTGATCAAGGTTTTGTGGGGTCGTGAGTGGGATGACCTCCTGGCCCGTGATGAAGATGGTTCCTTGGTCAAGGTCATGAATGACACTGTTGATGGTGACTACCAAACGTACAAGGCAGAATCTGGTGGGTTCGTTCGGGAGCATTTCTTCGGGCAAACACCCCAGACTAAAGAACTCGCCGCGCATCTTTCTGATGACGAGGTTTGGAACCTCAAGCGTGGCGGCCATGATTACCACAAGGTCTACGCCGCGTATAAAGCTGCAAGCGAGTTCAAGGGTAAGCCCACCGTGATCCTGGCCCACACCGTGAAGGGTTACGGACTCGGGACACACTTCGAGGCACGTAACTCCACGCACCAGATGAAGAAGCTTACGCTCTCGGACTTGAAAGATTTCCGTACTCACCTGCGTCTGCCGATCTCTGATGAAGTCCTTGAAGCGGACCCGTACCGTCCCCCGTATTACCATCCCGGGATGGATACCCCGGAAATTCAGTACATGATGGAACGCCGCCGGGTCCTGGGCGGGTTCGTGCCCGAGCGCCGCTCTGAACACACCGCGTTAGAACTCCCCGGGGATAAAACCTACGAAGTCGCTAATCGTGGCTCGGGTAAGCAACATGCCGCGACCACGATGGCGTTCGTGCGTTTACTTAAAGACCTCATGCGCGATAAGGGTATTGGTCAGCGTATTGTCCCGATCATCCCGGATGAAGCACGGACCTTCGGTATCGATGCGTTCTTCCCGACCGCGAAGATCTACAACCCCAACGGGCAGAACTACCTCTCCGTGGACCGTGATCTGGTCTTAGCGTATAAAGAGTCCATTTCTGGGCAGATCGTTCATGCCGGTATTAACGAAGCAGGCTCCGTCGCGGCGTTTACCGCCGCCGGTACCGCGTACGCCACCCACGGGGAACCATTGATCCCGGTCTACGTGTTTTACTCCATGTTTGGTTTCCAACGCACCGGGGATCAGTTCTGGGCTGCCGGGGATCAAATGACGCGCGGGTTCATTATTGGTGCCACCGCCGGGCGGACTACCCTCACCGGTGAAGGCCTCCAACACGCTGATGGGCACTCCCCCCTCCTGGCCTCTACCAATACGGCAGTGATCACCTACGATCCCGCCTACGGGTATGAGATCGGGGTGATTATCCGCACCGGTCTAGAGCGGATGTACGGTAAAGACTCCACGGATCCTAACGTGATGTACTACATCACTGTTTATAACGAGCCGATCATTCAACCTAAAGCACCCGAAGATATCGATGTTGAAGGGATCACCCGCGGGATCTATCTGCTCAAGAAAAGCGAGCATGACGGGCCCCGTACCCAGCTCCTGGCTTCAGGAGTCTCCGTGCCCTGGGCCCTAGAAGCACAGCAAATCCTTGCCGATGAATGGGGGGTCGCAGCCGATGTCTGGTCAGTAACATCCTGGACCGAGCTCCGTCGCGATGGCCTCGCGGCTGAAGAAGACGCGTTCCTACACCCGGAAAAAGACCCACGCACACCGTACATCACAGCGAAAATGGCTAACGCGCACGGACCCATCATCGCCGTGAGTGACTTCATGAAAGCAGTCCCGGATCAAATCCGTCAATTCCTGCCTAATGACTTCGCGACCCTCGGCGCAGACGGCTTCGGTTTCTCCGATACCCGCGCAGCAGCACGACGCTACTTCAAAATCGACTCTCACTCCATAGTGGTACGCACCCTGCAAATGCTCGCTAAAAACGGTGACATCGACACCAACACACCACAACAAGCAGCCCAAAAATACGACCTCCTCAACATCAACGCAGGAACCACCGGCAACACCGGCGGCGACAGCTAACCAACAAGAGTTCGTTACCGGGTGCCTGGTGTTGCTGTAGAGGTTCTACAGCAACACCAGGCACCCGCTGTACGTTAAGCCCCAGAAACACGCTACCTACAGGCAGGGCGACTAATTCTTGAGTTGTTGGGTTCACACAAATAACCTCTTCGAGCAATAAAGACATATCCTCTAGATATGGCAGTTACTAACAAGCCGGCGGGATCCCCCTCGGATAGTAAACCCGCCAAGAATTCAGCCAGCACAACAGGCAGTAAAAACGCACTACAACACAGGAGCCCTGGAATCAAGGACACGTCGGAGACTTTGGAGCGGTTGCGGGCCAATGTTGGCACGCTGTCAACAATGATGCGTCAAGAGCTTGAAAATACTTTGCCCTGGTACAGGAAACTCAGCGCTGATGAACGCTCGGCGCTTGGCCTGGTGGCACAGAATGGCATCACTGCATTTGTCTCTTGGTATGAGCACCCGTCCTCACCAAGCTGGGTTCTCTCCGATGTGTTTGGCACAGCACCCACTGAACTGACCCGTTCCATCAGCCTTCAACGTGCCCTGCAATTGATCCGCACAGTGGTCCAAGTCGTTGAAGACAGGGTCCCGGAAATAGCCGCCCCCGAAGAACAAGTGGATTTGCGCGAGGCAGTACTGCGCTATTCCAGAGAAGTGGCCTTCGCGGCGGCCGATGTCTATGCCCGGGCAGCAGAAAATCGTGGCGCTTGGGACACCCGCTTGGAAGCCCTCGCCGTTGACGGCATCCTGCGTGGGGAAAACACCGACGCACTGCAATCACGGATCTCCGCGCTTGGCTGGACCTCACACGGACACTTCACCATCATGGTGGGCGCCGCACCCCAGGAAGCCAACGCCTTATTCTTAGCCACCCTCCGCAGGGCCGCCGGGCGTTTTTCCGAGGATGTGATGGTGGGTATCCAAGGTGACAAACTCATTTTGGTGCTCGGAAATGTCACAGATCCGGAATCTGCCTACATCCGCCTGAGCGAACTTTTCGCACCCGGCCCTGTTGTTTACGGCCCGCTGGCACCCACGTTGGCTGAGGCCACGGGATCGGCCAAGGCTGCTTTTGCCGGTATCTCCGTGGCTAAGGGATGGTCCTCTGCCCCACGCCCAGTTTCCGCGGATGACCTTCTGCCTGAGCGAGTGATCGGTGGCGATGAATCCGCCAGACGCGCACTGTTGCTGAGCATCTACCGGCCACTTGTGGCCGCCTCCAATGGTTTGATCGAAACGCTCATTAGCTACCTCCAAGGCGGGCATTCACTGGAAGCCGCCGCCCGGGAACTCTTTGTACACTCCAACACGGTCCGTTACCGCTTGCGACGCGTCTGCGACGTCACTGGCTGGGATCCGCTGGTTCCGCGTGAAGCGTTTGTCTTGCAGACAGCGATCATCGTGGGCAGACTTGCCACGCCCGCCAAAGTCATCTCTTCTAAGCCGGTGCCAAAGGCAGCGCCCAAGACGTTGCCGGGCAAACAGGGCCTGCCCACGCACCGCGAAGGATCCGGATGAGAATTTAGTTCTTTTCGCCTAAAAGAAGACTGAGATAGCACAGCAGAGGCACCACCATTGTAGACTTCCTACAAATTGTGGAGAAGAGCTTGGTGCAAGAAAATACCCTGAAAATGCGGTTTAGTTTGGAAAGCTGGTTAATGTGCTTGCAATAGTCTGCCCTGGACAGGGCTCCCAATCCCCCGGTTTCCTCTCACCATGGCTGGAACGCCCAGGTGTGCGGGAACAACTGCTCACCCTGAGCGAGGCCGCTGGAATTGATCTGCTGGCCCACGGCACCACATCAGATGCCGAAACCATCAAAGACACCGCCGTAGCTCAACCCCTGATTGTTGCTGCCGGGCTCATTACAGCTCAGGCACTGCTCGGCACTGAAGGTGCCACACTCGATGTTGCCAGCAAGCTGGCCCAACGCTCAGTGGTGGTTGCCGGACACTCGGTGGGTGAAATCACCGCCGCCGCCATCACGGGGACCCTTTCCAACTCTGACGCCATGGCTTTTGTGCGCGAACGTGCCAACCGCATGGCCGACGCCGCCGCCGCAACACCCACAGGGATGGCGG
This genomic window from Arthrobacter sp. TMP15 contains:
- a CDS encoding DUF3052 domain-containing protein, giving the protein MSEADAGTVAKVADKLGFKDEDLVQELGYDDDVDFDLRDSIEDLIGSAMFDEHDHDVVDAVILWWRANDGDLVDALVDSLTTLDEGGIVWVLTPKPGRAGFVEPADIAEAAPTAGLHVTTTAGASADWAATRLAPRKRQ
- a CDS encoding peroxiredoxin, giving the protein MYDGVTHPGLQVGDTSPDFCLPNQFGEPVSLTGLRGTAVALVFYPFAFSGICTSELAELRDNLADFTEAGVRVLAVSVDSKYTLRAYAQAEDYNFELLADFWPHGEVASAYQVFDSVRGMAGRSTFLINAEGVIADIFSTPTAEGRELARYRRAMERL
- a CDS encoding helix-turn-helix domain-containing protein, giving the protein MAVTNKPAGSPSDSKPAKNSASTTGSKNALQHRSPGIKDTSETLERLRANVGTLSTMMRQELENTLPWYRKLSADERSALGLVAQNGITAFVSWYEHPSSPSWVLSDVFGTAPTELTRSISLQRALQLIRTVVQVVEDRVPEIAAPEEQVDLREAVLRYSREVAFAAADVYARAAENRGAWDTRLEALAVDGILRGENTDALQSRISALGWTSHGHFTIMVGAAPQEANALFLATLRRAAGRFSEDVMVGIQGDKLILVLGNVTDPESAYIRLSELFAPGPVVYGPLAPTLAEATGSAKAAFAGISVAKGWSSAPRPVSADDLLPERVIGGDESARRALLLSIYRPLVAASNGLIETLISYLQGGHSLEAAARELFVHSNTVRYRLRRVCDVTGWDPLVPREAFVLQTAIIVGRLATPAKVISSKPVPKAAPKTLPGKQGLPTHREGSG
- the aceE gene encoding pyruvate dehydrogenase (acetyl-transferring), homodimeric type is translated as MAAGDENNSHILSGLTNQLPDRDPEETAEWLESLDSLIQERGTERAQYIMRSLLQRAGAQSVGVPMVTTTDYVNTIPADQEPVFPGNEEIERKYRAWLRWNAAVMVHRAQAPEIGVGGHISTYAGAATLYEVGFNHFFRGKDHAGGGDQIFFQGHASPGMYARAFLEGRLSEEDMDGFRQEKSKEGHALSSYPHPRLMPEFWEFPTVSMGIGPMHAIYQAQSNRYLHNRGIKDTSEQQVWAFLGDGEMDEPESRGLLQLAANDKLDNLTFVINCNLQRLDGPVRGNGKIVQELEAFFRGAGWNVIKVLWGREWDDLLARDEDGSLVKVMNDTVDGDYQTYKAESGGFVREHFFGQTPQTKELAAHLSDDEVWNLKRGGHDYHKVYAAYKAASEFKGKPTVILAHTVKGYGLGTHFEARNSTHQMKKLTLSDLKDFRTHLRLPISDEVLEADPYRPPYYHPGMDTPEIQYMMERRRVLGGFVPERRSEHTALELPGDKTYEVANRGSGKQHAATTMAFVRLLKDLMRDKGIGQRIVPIIPDEARTFGIDAFFPTAKIYNPNGQNYLSVDRDLVLAYKESISGQIVHAGINEAGSVAAFTAAGTAYATHGEPLIPVYVFYSMFGFQRTGDQFWAAGDQMTRGFIIGATAGRTTLTGEGLQHADGHSPLLASTNTAVITYDPAYGYEIGVIIRTGLERMYGKDSTDPNVMYYITVYNEPIIQPKAPEDIDVEGITRGIYLLKKSEHDGPRTQLLASGVSVPWALEAQQILADEWGVAADVWSVTSWTELRRDGLAAEEDAFLHPEKDPRTPYITAKMANAHGPIIAVSDFMKAVPDQIRQFLPNDFATLGADGFGFSDTRAAARRYFKIDSHSIVVRTLQMLAKNGDIDTNTPQQAAQKYDLLNINAGTTGNTGGDS
- a CDS encoding exonuclease domain-containing protein — translated: MQGISFTAIDFETANNFRASACAVGLTKVRAGVVVEQATWLMNPLPGYNEFHPVNVAIHGITATQVRNMPSWSGIHGPMMDFIAGDALVGHNVSFEKSVISKANEVCGLPAPTLDFHCTLALARKYLKLEHYALSDVVDALELPAFNHHDAGDDARASALIALELARRNDVSSLAALWPGGGSAAPQTPSYYAAGYTRKLADLPQANPNANAYGPLFGQTIVFSGDLAAMPRVEAQDAAAARGASIANSTTKKVTLVVCAELERGGRPSAKVKRAYELAATGQDIAVIGELKFLRLLAFK
- a CDS encoding Sir2 family NAD-dependent protein deacetylase produces the protein MDSVRPGIGQTGFVRPDSVRSAVATSTGLTATDIEALDSLTVLLRESPAAFLTGAGLSTDSGIPDYRGPDAPVRKPVTYQEFVGDTLLRQRYWARNHVGWTHMHHAVPNLGHYAAAALERGGYSSGIITQNVDGLHEDAGATNVVDLHGRFDQVVCMGCNNTYSRTFLAGILTELNPGFLDAVVAAGGVSAAPDADADLEGEKLISEFQVARCPLCGGMLKPDFVFFGENVPKERVLRSFGMVDSAELLIVAGSSLTVMSGLRFVKKAAKDGKHVVIINRGITRGDPLADVKLDIGVGEALGYLADELGLDWRNH